A genomic window from Phocoena sinus isolate mPhoSin1 chromosome 20, mPhoSin1.pri, whole genome shotgun sequence includes:
- the IGFBP4 gene encoding insulin-like growth factor-binding protein 4 produces MLPLCLVAALLLAAGPGPSLGDEAIHCPPCSEEKLARCRPPVGCEELVREPGCGCCATCALGKGMPCGVYTPRCGSGLRCYPPRGVEKPLHTLVHGQGVCMELAEIEAIQESLQPSDKDEGDHPNNSFSPCSAHDRRCLQKHFAKIRDRSTSGGKMKVIGVPREEARPVPQGSCQSELHRALERLAASQSRTHEDLYIIPIPNCDRNGNFHPKQCHPALDGQRGKCWCVDRKTGVKLPGGLEPKGELDCHQLADSFRE; encoded by the exons ATGCTGCCCCTGTGCCTCGTGGCCGCGCTGCTGCTGGCCGCCGGGCCCGGGCCGAGCCTGGGCGACGAAGCCATCCACTGCCCGCCCTGCTCCGAGGAGAAGCTGGCGCGCTGCCGCCCCCCCGTGGGCTGCGAGGAGCTGGTGCGAGAGCCGGGCTGCGGCTGTTGCGCCACTTGCGCCCTGGGCAAGGGGATGCCCTGCGGGGTGTACACCCCCCGCTGCGGCTCCGGCCTGCGCTGCTACCCGCCACGGGGCGTGGAGAAGCCCCTGCACACGCTGGTGCACGGGCAAGGCGTGTGTATGGAACTGGCAGAGATCGAGGCTATCCAGGAAAGCCTGCAGCCCTCTG ACAAGGACGAGGGTGATCACCCCAATAACAGCTTCAGCCCCTGCAGCGCCCATGACCGCAGGTGCCTGCAGAAGCACTTCGCCAAAATTCGAGACCGGAGCACCAGTGGGGGCAAGATGAAGGTCATCGGGGTCCCTCGGGAGGAAGCCCGGCCTGTG ccccagggctcctgccAGAGTGAGCTGCACCGGGCCCTGGAGCGGCTGGCCGCCTCGCAGAGCCGCACCCACGAGGACCTCTACATCATCCCCATTCCCAACTGCGACCGCAACGGCAACTTCCACCCCAAGCAG TGCCACCCGGCCCTGGATGGGCAGCGCGGCAAGTGCTGGTGTGTGGACCGGAAGACGGGAGTGAAGCTTCCGGGGGGCCTGGAGCCGAAGGGGGAGCTGGACTGCCATCAGTTGGCTGACAGCTTCCGCGAGTGA